In Hemicordylus capensis ecotype Gifberg chromosome 3, rHemCap1.1.pri, whole genome shotgun sequence, one DNA window encodes the following:
- the CCDC82 gene encoding coiled-coil domain-containing protein 82 isoform X5, which produces MNSGNQVHMETNSVSRRYETRRNAKAEEPVTKSRVDWRRTKRRSRLLDSEEEGDGDDLTSSSEKNPETSSGSEVDEEEKEESVLSRSKDEIVVNVDSPPVTESGGPAGAAEDTEEENINVGKHKRSRSSVMYDSEESDDSDIVRKVYAKRSCIIDEEDVPAVQEQHGSPAEAAASRKKERLVKLQELSKRRSTHNVSDGQEDTEDDVILEDSCQSPSTPVVISDSSEDDSMKDFIVDEEEEEAELEKSDEAENQRQAVSSHLLDHYIPSWRRVDHFVHFQRVVKAFLINAMDETFLISLYDGERQKKYAQEMLMALRYLDDRFIRPRLENLHSRSRWKERYKKRVDSYPDVRIILGHPVTRSCQACELQRYCKFTVILSGKSYNGETLEMDDFMSHDKQIASRV; this is translated from the exons ATGAATAGCGGAAAC caAGTCCATATGGAAACAAATTCTGTAAGCAGAAGATATGAAACAAGGAGAAATGCAAAAGCAGAGGAGCCAGTAACCAAATCACGGGTTGACTGGAGGCGGACGAAGAGAAGAAGTAGATTGCTTGATAGCGAGGAAGAGGGTGATGGTGATGACCTTACGTCATCATCAGAAAAGAATCCTGAAACCAGTTCAGGAAGTGAAGtggatgaagaagaaaaagaggaatcCGTATTAAGTAGGAGTAAAGATGAAATTGTGGTTAATGTGGATAGCCCTCCCGTTACTGAGTCAGGCGGTCCTGCTGGTGCAGCAGAGGACACGGAGGAAGAAAACATCAATGTGGGGAAGCACAAGAGGTCTCGGTCATCTGTGATGTATGACAGCGAAGAGAGTGATGACAGTGATATTGTTAGGAAAGTCTATGCTAAACGCAGTTGCATAATTGACGAGGAAGATGTACCTGCTGTACAGGAGCAACACGGATCGCCTGCCGAAGCAGCAGCAAGTAGAAAAAAGGAAAGACTTGTGAAACTGCAGGAACTGTCCAAACGGCGATCTACGCATAATGTCAGTGATGGTCAGGAG GATACTGAAGATGATGTGATATTAGAAGATTCCTGCCAGTCACCCTCCACACCAGTTGTAATCAGTGATTCATCTGAAGATGATAGTATGAAAGATTTCATAGTtgatgaagaggaagaagaggcagaGCTGGAAAAATCTGATGAGGCTGAAAACCAGCGACAAGCTGTGTCAAGCCATCTGTTGGACCACTACATTCCATCCT GGCGTCGTGTTGACCATTTTGTCCATTTCCAAAGAGTTGTAAAGGCTTTTCTCATTAATGCAATGGATGAAACATTTTTGATCTCCCTGTATG ATGGGGAAAGGCAAAAGAAGTATGCACAGGAAATGCTGATGGCACTCCGTTACTTGGATGACCGTTTTATTCGACCTCGTCTTGAAAATTTACACTCTCGAAGTCGCTGGAAAGAAAGATATAAG AAGCGAGTGGATAGCTATCCTGATGTCCGCATAATTCTGGGACACCCAGTGACACGTTCCTGTCAGGCCTGTGAGCTGCAGAGATACTGTAAGTTTACAGTGATTCTCTCAGGAAAATCGTACAACGGTGAAACCTTGGAAATGGATGACTTTATGTCACATGACAAGCAG ATAGCTTCCAGAGTGTAG